In one Bufo gargarizans isolate SCDJY-AF-19 chromosome 11, ASM1485885v1, whole genome shotgun sequence genomic region, the following are encoded:
- the LOC122921761 gene encoding tyrosinase-like: protein MFTLCTFFALFLGAVYCQFPRLCTTSAALRSKTCCPPWQDGSPCGSRSGRGQCRDGVVFTPLAASRARQFYDDRLDWPRFYYDRTCQCFGNYSGFNCGRCKYGYYGDKCDLKKKCVVRKEIRQLSFLERKRFFSYLALAKTTKSADYVILSTGDRHLRDTYHFVDASIHEVFAWIHYYSMKPILLNRTFDFSRNYAHQGPAFPGWHRLGLMFLEGEIQRLTGDEDFAIPYYDWRGEKNCSICTNEFLGASNAQGFLDDDSHFAFWKSICSGFNYPDAYCQTAGDQCQMERLHRKPGSDPRVKSLPTFQDVEDTLKWRDFDRFPYNTSARRSFRNALEGFLRPSDGITLEPNMHNAVHRYLGGTMSQVPISSNDPIFLLHHCFIDKLLQVWQQKYNATPADYPENDELGQGPDECSTPYFPCYRNKDFLSSSTELGYEYSEYQGM, encoded by the exons ATGTTTACACTGTGTACATTTTTTGCGCTCTTCCTGGGCGCGGTCTACTGTCAGTTCCCGAGGTTATGTACAACAAGTGCAGCTCTTCGGTCAAAGACTTGCTGCCCACCGTGGCAGGATGGCAGCCCCTGTGGATCACGGTCTGGCCGTGGCCAGTGCAGAGATGGTGTGGTTTTTACACCCCTGGCCGCCAGCCGAGCTCGCCAGTTTTACGATGACCGATTGGATTGGCCACGTTTTTACTACGACAGAACTTGTCAATGCTTTGGAAACTACAGCGGCTTCAACTGCGGCCGGTGTAAGTATGGCTACTACGGCGACAAGTGCGATCtcaaaaaaaaatgtgtggtcCGGAAAGAGATCCGCCAGCTCTCGTTTCTGGAAAGGAAGAGGTTTTTTAGTTACTTAGCGTTGGCCAAAACCACAAAAAGTGCCGATTATGTCATCCTGTCCACGGGGGACAGACACCTCCGGGACACCTACCACTTCGTGGACGCCTCCATTCACGAGGTCTTTGCCTGGATCCATTATTACTCCATGAAGCCCATTCTACTCAACCGCACATTTGATTTTAGCAGAAACTACGCCCATCAAGGTCCGGCCTTCCCCGGCTGGCATCGTTTGGGTCTCATGTTCTTGGAGGGGGAAATTCAGCGCCTGACGGGTGATGAAGACTTCGCCATTCCTTACTATGACTGGAGAGGAGAAAAGAACTGCTCCATCTGCACCAATGAATTTCTTGGCGCAAGCAATGCACAAGGCTTCCTGGACGATGACTCCCACTTCGCTTTTTGGAAA TCTATTTGCAGCGGGTTCAATTATCCTGATGCCTATTGCCAAACTGCTGGGGACCAGTGCCAGATGGAGAGACTCCACAGGAAGCCGGGTTCAGATCCCCGGGTCAAAAGTCTCCCCACCTTCCAGGATGTAGAGGACACCCTGAAATGGAGGGACTTCGATAGATTCCCCTACAATACTAGTGCACGGAGGAGCTTCCGGAACGCTTTAGAAG GTTTCCTGAGACCATCGGATGGGATAACACTTGAGCCTAATATGCACAACGCGGTTCACCGTTATTTGGGGGGAACGATGTCTCAGGTCCCCATCTCCTCCAACGACCCCATATTCCTGCTGCATCACTGCTTCATTGACAA GTTATTGCAAGTATGGCAGCAGAAATATAACGCGACCCCAGCCGACTACCCAGAAAATGATGAGCTCGGACAGGGCCCCGATGAATGCTCCACCCCTTACTTTCCATGTTATAGGAACAAGGATTTTCTGAGCAGTTCTACTGAGCTGGGATACGAGTACTCTGAGTATCAGGGGATGTAA